A window of the Vigna angularis cultivar LongXiaoDou No.4 chromosome 3, ASM1680809v1, whole genome shotgun sequence genome harbors these coding sequences:
- the LOC108325885 gene encoding serine/threonine-protein kinase CTR1 isoform X2 → MYSDAEAESESERNRMSSGADEEEQGSFKSLAKQTEQSYQLQLALALRLSSHASSSSDHSSSPTQTLSHRFWVDGCLQYSDKILDGFYLIHGMDAYTWTLSTDLQNVGIIPSFESLMSVEPSDDSSIVVVAVDKSRDPGLRELQNRVASLSNNWITTKDATDQLASLICNRMGGGSLTEENLVIRWKECTQLLKSCLHSVILPIGSLPIGLCVHRALLFKVLADLINLPCRIAKGCKYCRNDVGASCIVQFGSDREYMIDLIGRPGATCQPDSFLNSASSMLVASPLCHPKFKPVETAEYTKTLAQLYFLDSQALHLVFDTTSGPAVNHSDKMDLQRTEALGANYAGGNSHLIALKEYAYFNEVDQTVLDYPSHEVDLDEEDLDIPWSELILKENIGTGSFGTVLRADWRGSDVAVKILKVQGFDPGRFEEFLKEVSLMKRLRHPNIVLLMGAVIQPPKLSIVTEYLSRGSLYELLHMPNVGSSLSERCRLKMAYDVASGMNYLHQMRPPIVHRDLKSPNLLVDDSYTVKVCDFGLSRTKANTFLSSKTAAGTPEWMAPEVIRGELSNEKCDVFSFGVILWELVTLQQPWRHLNPSQVVAAVGFMDKRLDIPRHVNPEVAALIELSWATEPWRRPSFSYIMKCLQQIIADARG, encoded by the exons ATGTATAGTGATGCTGAGGCCGAATCTGAATCTGAACGCAACAGAATGAGTTCTGGCGCTGATGAAGAAGAACAAGGTTCCTTCAAGAGCTTGGCCAAGCAAACGGAGCAGAGTTACCAGTTGCAGCTCGCACTCGCGCTTCGTCTCTCTTCTCATGCTTCTTCTTCGTCCGATCACTCTTCCTCTCCGACTCAGACGTTATCACACCGTTTCTGG GTGGATGGTTGTTTGCAATACTCTGACAAAATTTTAGATGGCTTTTACTTAATCCATGGGATGGATGCATATACATGGACTCTAAGTACTGATTTGCAGAATGTTGGTATTATTCCATCATTTGAATCACTCATGTCAGTTGAACCCAGTGACGACTCATCAATTGTTGTGGTTGCTGTTGATAAATCTAGAGATCCTGGTTTGAGAGAACTGCAAAACAGGGTAGCAAGTCTTTCAAATAACTGGATTACCACTAAAGATGCAACTGATCAGCTTGCAAGTCTTATTTGCAATAGGATGGG GGGAGGGTCTTTAACTGAGGAAAATTTAGTTATACGCTGGAAGGAATGCACCCAACTTCTTAAAAGCTGCCTGCACTCTGTCATTCTTCCAATTGGAAGCTTACCCATTGGCCTTTGTGTCCATCGAGCGTTGCTGTTTAAA GTGTTGGCTGACTTAATCAATCTACCATGCCGTATTGCAAAGGGATGCAAGTATTGCAGAAATGATGTGGGAGCGTCATGCATAGTTCAATTTGGTTCTGACAG GGAGTATATGATTGATTTAATTGGAAGGCCTGGGGCAACATGTCAACCTGATTCTTTTCTGAATTCTGCTTCTTCAATGTTGGTTGCTTCACCATTATGTCATCCAAAGTTCAAGCCAGTTGAAACAGCTGAATATACAAAGACACTTGCTCAATTGTATTTCTTGGACAGTCAAGCACTGCATCTTGTATTTGATACTACATCAG GACCTGCTGTTAATCACAGTGACAAAATGGATCTGCAGCGAACCGAAGCTTTGGGTGCAAATTATGCCGGTGGAAACAGCCATCTGATTGCTTTGA AGGAGTATGCGTATTTCAATGAAGTAGACCAGACAGTCTTGGATTATCCAAGTCATGAAGTTGATCTTGACGAGGAGGATCTGGATATTCCTTGGAGTGAACTTATTTTGAAGGAGAACATTGGGACag GGTCATTTGGAACTGTCCTTCGTGCAGACTGGCGTGGTTCC GATGTTGCAGTGAAAATTCTTAAAGTGCAAGGTTTTGATCCTGGGcgatttgaagaatttctaaaGGAG GTCTCACTCATGAAGCGCCTACGGCATCCAAATATTGTACTCTTGATGGGTGCAGTTATTCAACCCCCTAAGTTATCAATTGTAACAGAGTATTTATCTAG AGGCAGTTTGTATGAACTTCTGCACATGCCCAATGTTGGATCATCACTTAGTGAGAGGTGTCGCTTAAAAATGGCTTATGATGTG GCAAGCGGAATGAATTATCTTCATCAAATGAGACCCCCCATTGTTCATAGAGATTTGAAGTCTCCAAATCTTTTGGTTGATGATTCATACACTGTTAAG GTATGTGACTTTGGTCTTTCACGCACAAAGGCAAACACATTTCTTTCTTCTAAAACCGCAGCTGGGACT CCTGAATGGATGGCACCCGAAGTCATCAGAGGAGAACTGTCAAACGAAAAGTGTGATGTATTCAGCTTTGGTGTAATTTTGTGGGAACTAGTCACCCTGCAACAACCATGGAGACATTTAAATCCTTCACAA GTTGTTGCGGCTGTTGGTTTTATGGACAAAAGGCTAGATATTCCAAGGCATGTGAATCCTGAAGTTGCAGCCTTGATTGAACTCTCCTGGGCCAC
- the LOC108325885 gene encoding serine/threonine-protein kinase CTR1 isoform X1, translating into MYSDAEAESESERNRMSSGADEEEQGSFKSLAKQTEQSYQLQLALALRLSSHASSSSDHSSSPTQTLSHRFWVDGCLQYSDKILDGFYLIHGMDAYTWTLSTDLQNVGIIPSFESLMSVEPSDDSSIVVVAVDKSRDPGLRELQNRVASLSNNWITTKDATDQLASLICNRMGGGSLTEENLVIRWKECTQLLKSCLHSVILPIGSLPIGLCVHRALLFKVLADLINLPCRIAKGCKYCRNDVGASCIVQFGSDREYMIDLIGRPGATCQPDSFLNSASSMLVASPLCHPKFKPVETAEYTKTLAQLYFLDSQALHLVFDTTSGPAVNHSDKMDLQRTEALGANYAGGNSHLIALIPGAEEYAYFNEVDQTVLDYPSHEVDLDEEDLDIPWSELILKENIGTGSFGTVLRADWRGSDVAVKILKVQGFDPGRFEEFLKEVSLMKRLRHPNIVLLMGAVIQPPKLSIVTEYLSRGSLYELLHMPNVGSSLSERCRLKMAYDVASGMNYLHQMRPPIVHRDLKSPNLLVDDSYTVKVCDFGLSRTKANTFLSSKTAAGTPEWMAPEVIRGELSNEKCDVFSFGVILWELVTLQQPWRHLNPSQVVAAVGFMDKRLDIPRHVNPEVAALIELSWATEPWRRPSFSYIMKCLQQIIADARG; encoded by the exons ATGTATAGTGATGCTGAGGCCGAATCTGAATCTGAACGCAACAGAATGAGTTCTGGCGCTGATGAAGAAGAACAAGGTTCCTTCAAGAGCTTGGCCAAGCAAACGGAGCAGAGTTACCAGTTGCAGCTCGCACTCGCGCTTCGTCTCTCTTCTCATGCTTCTTCTTCGTCCGATCACTCTTCCTCTCCGACTCAGACGTTATCACACCGTTTCTGG GTGGATGGTTGTTTGCAATACTCTGACAAAATTTTAGATGGCTTTTACTTAATCCATGGGATGGATGCATATACATGGACTCTAAGTACTGATTTGCAGAATGTTGGTATTATTCCATCATTTGAATCACTCATGTCAGTTGAACCCAGTGACGACTCATCAATTGTTGTGGTTGCTGTTGATAAATCTAGAGATCCTGGTTTGAGAGAACTGCAAAACAGGGTAGCAAGTCTTTCAAATAACTGGATTACCACTAAAGATGCAACTGATCAGCTTGCAAGTCTTATTTGCAATAGGATGGG GGGAGGGTCTTTAACTGAGGAAAATTTAGTTATACGCTGGAAGGAATGCACCCAACTTCTTAAAAGCTGCCTGCACTCTGTCATTCTTCCAATTGGAAGCTTACCCATTGGCCTTTGTGTCCATCGAGCGTTGCTGTTTAAA GTGTTGGCTGACTTAATCAATCTACCATGCCGTATTGCAAAGGGATGCAAGTATTGCAGAAATGATGTGGGAGCGTCATGCATAGTTCAATTTGGTTCTGACAG GGAGTATATGATTGATTTAATTGGAAGGCCTGGGGCAACATGTCAACCTGATTCTTTTCTGAATTCTGCTTCTTCAATGTTGGTTGCTTCACCATTATGTCATCCAAAGTTCAAGCCAGTTGAAACAGCTGAATATACAAAGACACTTGCTCAATTGTATTTCTTGGACAGTCAAGCACTGCATCTTGTATTTGATACTACATCAG GACCTGCTGTTAATCACAGTGACAAAATGGATCTGCAGCGAACCGAAGCTTTGGGTGCAAATTATGCCGGTGGAAACAGCCATCTGATTGCTTTGA TTCCTGGTGCAGAGGAGTATGCGTATTTCAATGAAGTAGACCAGACAGTCTTGGATTATCCAAGTCATGAAGTTGATCTTGACGAGGAGGATCTGGATATTCCTTGGAGTGAACTTATTTTGAAGGAGAACATTGGGACag GGTCATTTGGAACTGTCCTTCGTGCAGACTGGCGTGGTTCC GATGTTGCAGTGAAAATTCTTAAAGTGCAAGGTTTTGATCCTGGGcgatttgaagaatttctaaaGGAG GTCTCACTCATGAAGCGCCTACGGCATCCAAATATTGTACTCTTGATGGGTGCAGTTATTCAACCCCCTAAGTTATCAATTGTAACAGAGTATTTATCTAG AGGCAGTTTGTATGAACTTCTGCACATGCCCAATGTTGGATCATCACTTAGTGAGAGGTGTCGCTTAAAAATGGCTTATGATGTG GCAAGCGGAATGAATTATCTTCATCAAATGAGACCCCCCATTGTTCATAGAGATTTGAAGTCTCCAAATCTTTTGGTTGATGATTCATACACTGTTAAG GTATGTGACTTTGGTCTTTCACGCACAAAGGCAAACACATTTCTTTCTTCTAAAACCGCAGCTGGGACT CCTGAATGGATGGCACCCGAAGTCATCAGAGGAGAACTGTCAAACGAAAAGTGTGATGTATTCAGCTTTGGTGTAATTTTGTGGGAACTAGTCACCCTGCAACAACCATGGAGACATTTAAATCCTTCACAA GTTGTTGCGGCTGTTGGTTTTATGGACAAAAGGCTAGATATTCCAAGGCATGTGAATCCTGAAGTTGCAGCCTTGATTGAACTCTCCTGGGCCAC